One stretch of Candidatus Bathyarchaeia archaeon DNA includes these proteins:
- a CDS encoding 3-isopropylmalate dehydratase small subunit: MNAVKAKVIKFGNNIDTDVILPGKWLSLIDPKELGKHALEGLDTEFPNKAAAGVIVVGGKNFGCGSSREQAPIALKNSGVQCVLAESFARIFYRNSINIGLPVIECAGISAAVNDGDELAVDLEAGKIENLTQKRTLQGTKLPPFIMEILSDGGLIENLRKRMNKQ, encoded by the coding sequence ATGAATGCAGTTAAGGCAAAAGTCATAAAATTCGGAAACAACATCGACACAGACGTTATCCTACCCGGCAAATGGCTGTCGCTGATTGACCCCAAAGAGCTGGGAAAACACGCCTTAGAAGGCTTAGACACAGAGTTCCCAAATAAAGCCGCTGCAGGCGTAATCGTTGTGGGCGGAAAGAACTTTGGTTGCGGCTCCAGTCGTGAACAAGCCCCTATCGCGCTGAAAAATTCGGGTGTACAGTGCGTGTTGGCGGAGTCGTTTGCACGCATATTCTACCGTAACAGCATCAACATCGGCTTACCTGTAATTGAGTGCGCAGGTATCTCTGCAGCCGTGAACGATGGTGATGAGTTGGCGGTTGATTTGGAAGCGGGTAAAATCGAAAACCTGACTCAAAAACGGACGCTGCAAGGAACCAAGTTGCCCCCATTCATAATGGAGATTCTCTCTGACGGCGGATTAATTGAAAATTTACGAAAGAGGATGAACAAACAATGA
- a CDS encoding 3-isopropylmalate dehydratase large subunit produces the protein MNISEKILAKASGKTVVQPGEIVDAKVDVIMVHDLTGPLAIESFKKIGVSKVWDNKKVVIILDHQIPAESVKMAELHKMLRKFAKEQSIRLYDVGEGGICHQVMPEKGYVAPGALIVGADSHTCTYGAFGAFSTGIGSTEAAAVFATGKLWMKVPPAIKFNIEGAFSKYVTPKDLVLHMIGKIGVDGAIYKTVEFTGQTMREMSIAGRMTICNMAVEMGAKNGIVEPDETTRKFLETRVPSGKVDIEQWKSDADAKYEKTINIDVSGLGPQVACPSSVDNVKPISQVGDIEVNQAFIGSCTNGRIEDLRVAAKIVKGKKIKTGVRALVIPASQEVYAQALKEGLVETFTEAGAMVCGATCGPCLGGHIGLLASGEACVSTSNRNFIGRMGSPQADVYLASPAVVAASALTGKLTDPRKLEA, from the coding sequence ATGAACATATCAGAAAAAATCTTGGCTAAAGCCTCAGGTAAAACCGTCGTGCAGCCAGGCGAAATCGTAGACGCCAAAGTTGACGTAATAATGGTTCACGACTTAACAGGGCCTTTAGCGATAGAATCCTTCAAAAAAATAGGCGTTTCAAAAGTCTGGGACAACAAAAAAGTAGTCATAATTCTGGACCACCAAATCCCCGCCGAGTCCGTGAAGATGGCGGAGCTGCACAAGATGCTGCGCAAATTCGCCAAAGAACAATCCATCCGCCTCTACGATGTAGGCGAAGGCGGCATCTGCCACCAAGTTATGCCTGAAAAAGGCTACGTAGCCCCTGGAGCCTTGATTGTAGGCGCTGATTCGCACACATGTACCTACGGCGCGTTTGGCGCTTTTTCCACTGGTATTGGTTCAACTGAAGCTGCCGCTGTTTTCGCAACGGGCAAGCTGTGGATGAAAGTTCCCCCAGCCATCAAATTCAACATCGAAGGCGCATTCTCTAAATATGTAACTCCAAAAGACCTGGTTTTACATATGATTGGAAAAATCGGCGTTGACGGCGCTATATACAAAACCGTTGAGTTCACGGGGCAAACAATGCGAGAAATGAGTATCGCAGGAAGAATGACCATCTGCAACATGGCAGTTGAGATGGGCGCCAAAAACGGCATTGTGGAACCCGACGAAACCACCCGCAAATTCTTAGAAACCCGTGTGCCCTCTGGCAAAGTCGACATTGAACAGTGGAAGAGTGATGCTGACGCAAAATACGAGAAAACCATCAACATAGATGTTTCAGGTCTGGGGCCTCAAGTTGCCTGCCCCAGTTCAGTGGACAACGTCAAACCAATAAGCCAAGTTGGCGACATCGAGGTTAACCAAGCCTTCATTGGCTCCTGCACCAACGGAAGAATAGAAGACCTGCGTGTAGCCGCCAAAATTGTGAAAGGCAAAAAAATCAAAACTGGCGTCCGCGCCTTGGTCATTCCTGCATCTCAGGAAGTTTACGCTCAAGCCTTAAAGGAGGGTTTGGTGGAGACCTTCACTGAGGCAGGTGCTATGGTGTGCGGCGCAACCTGTGGTCCATGCTTAGGTGGACATATTGGATTGTTGGCTTCTGGTGAGGCATGTGTGAGTACCTCAAACCGGAACTTCATCGGCAGGATGGGCAGTCCCCAAGCTGATGTCTACTTAGCTTCACCAGCGGTGGTTGCGGCTTCCGCGTTAACGGGCAAGTTAACTGACCCAAGGAAACTGGAGGCATAA
- a CDS encoding 2-isopropylmalate synthase, with product METKLPTPIRIFDTTLRDGEQSPGVSLTLDDKIEIARQLGLLGVDAIEAGFPSSSEGEKKVVKEIVKSKVGSEIVGLCRANKTDIDAAIDCDVDAVHVFIPTSPVQMQYAVNMSPEQVLSAAADSVAYVKKHGLTCEFSPMDATRSELPFLKQVCVAVQDAGMDRLNVPDTVGIMIPKTMSQLIQEVQSVVTVPISVHCHDDFGMAVANSLAAVEAGAAQVHCTVNGLGERAGNASLEEVVMALHMLYNCKTNVNPKLLYSTSRLVSALSGLTVQANKAIVGENAFAHESGIHTRGVTEKPLTFEPIDPEMVGRTRKLVAGKLAGTRGIKAELEEIGIHPTEAQLKDIVQRVKELGDKGKMVTDADLLALTSSVIGEVIGEEKIVDLCDLAVMTGVKVLPTASVRLTLDGKEYVAAETGVGPVDAVLKSIQSLTNNLEKIRLKEYRLEAITGGSNAVAEVVIKVEDEKGNIVSARAAREDIVMASVEAMINGINKCLIKNRKQGHPK from the coding sequence ATGGAAACAAAACTCCCAACCCCCATCCGCATTTTTGATACAACCTTAAGAGACGGCGAGCAGTCGCCCGGCGTTTCTTTAACTTTAGACGATAAGATAGAGATAGCGCGGCAATTGGGGCTTTTGGGAGTGGATGCCATCGAAGCAGGGTTTCCCAGCTCTTCAGAAGGCGAAAAAAAAGTCGTCAAAGAAATCGTAAAATCAAAGGTTGGCTCCGAAATTGTTGGTTTATGCCGCGCTAACAAAACCGACATCGACGCAGCCATAGACTGCGATGTAGACGCGGTTCACGTGTTCATTCCAACTTCGCCCGTGCAGATGCAGTACGCAGTTAACATGTCGCCTGAGCAGGTTCTCTCTGCCGCCGCGGACTCAGTGGCATACGTGAAGAAGCACGGTTTAACCTGCGAGTTCTCTCCGATGGATGCAACTCGCTCTGAACTGCCCTTCCTAAAGCAAGTCTGCGTCGCAGTGCAGGATGCAGGCATGGACCGTTTGAATGTGCCTGATACTGTGGGTATAATGATTCCTAAAACCATGAGCCAACTTATCCAAGAAGTCCAAAGCGTTGTTACGGTGCCAATTAGTGTGCACTGTCACGATGATTTTGGGATGGCGGTTGCGAACTCGTTGGCTGCTGTTGAGGCAGGCGCCGCTCAGGTTCATTGTACTGTTAACGGGTTAGGTGAACGTGCGGGCAACGCCTCTTTAGAGGAGGTTGTGATGGCTTTGCATATGCTCTACAACTGCAAAACTAACGTTAACCCTAAACTGCTCTATAGCACCTCCCGTTTAGTTTCAGCGCTATCAGGGCTTACCGTGCAAGCTAACAAAGCGATTGTCGGCGAAAACGCCTTTGCGCACGAGTCAGGTATCCACACGCGTGGCGTCACTGAAAAACCATTAACCTTTGAGCCCATCGACCCTGAAATGGTTGGTCGCACCCGCAAGCTGGTTGCTGGAAAACTGGCTGGAACAAGAGGCATCAAAGCGGAACTGGAAGAAATCGGTATCCACCCGACAGAAGCGCAGCTTAAAGATATCGTACAGCGAGTTAAGGAGCTTGGCGACAAGGGCAAAATGGTCACCGACGCCGACCTCCTCGCATTGACAAGTTCGGTTATCGGCGAAGTTATCGGTGAAGAAAAAATTGTGGACCTCTGCGATTTGGCAGTGATGACTGGCGTGAAGGTTTTGCCGACCGCGTCCGTCCGCTTGACTTTGGATGGGAAAGAGTACGTCGCTGCTGAAACAGGCGTGGGTCCCGTGGATGCTGTGCTGAAATCTATTCAGAGTTTGACCAATAACTTGGAGAAGATTCGGCTGAAGGAGTATCGTTTAGAAGCCATAACTGGCGGCTCTAACGCTGTTGCCGAGGTAGTCATAAAAGTGGAGGACGAGAAAGGCAACATCGTATCAGCGCGTGCAGCCCGCGAAGACATCGTCATGGCAAGCGTAGAAGCTATGATTAACGGCATAAACAAGTGCCTT
- the ilvN gene encoding acetolactate synthase small subunit, with translation METRSNRVVSAIVENKPGVLHSVANLFRRRNFNIESITVGATEQPEIARITITVNADEKTLDQVVKQLDKLVDVVKVTELNPKSIVTRELALIKVHVPSAKERADVISCVHVFRGRVVDVSPESLMVEITGTPDKIDAFLNLMRTSGVIELARTGITALSRGPQAVNIEE, from the coding sequence ATGGAAACAAGAAGCAACCGTGTAGTTTCAGCAATCGTGGAGAACAAACCTGGTGTACTTCACAGCGTAGCAAACCTGTTTCGCAGACGCAACTTCAACATTGAAAGCATCACTGTAGGCGCTACAGAACAGCCAGAAATAGCACGCATCACCATAACGGTTAACGCAGACGAAAAAACCCTTGACCAAGTCGTCAAACAACTCGATAAGCTGGTAGATGTTGTTAAAGTCACCGAGCTTAACCCCAAAAGCATCGTCACAAGAGAGCTAGCACTCATCAAAGTTCACGTGCCAAGTGCAAAGGAACGCGCCGACGTAATCAGCTGCGTACATGTCTTTAGAGGACGTGTGGTGGATGTTTCACCTGAAAGCCTGATGGTGGAAATCACAGGCACACCCGACAAGATAGACGCCTTCCTTAACCTCATGAGAACCTCTGGCGTAATCGAGTTAGCGCGAACAGGTATTACAGCTCTCTCACGAGGACCCCAAGCCGTCAACATCGAAGAGTAG
- a CDS encoding isocitrate/isopropylmalate dehydrogenase family protein translates to MSKYTISVIQGDGIGPELTEATLEILEAVQERFGIEFDIVYADAGDTCNEQRGVPLPEDSVQKIKDSHACLKGPVGETAADVIVKLRLMFDLYANLRPIKTYPAAVAARPDIDMFFVRENTEDVYKGLEYAIGDTTLCLRVITKQACERIAKRAFEMARLRNGKKKVTAIHKANVMRVTDGLFASVCREVSKQYPDIAFNELYVDAASMRLIKQPEEFDVLCTCNMFGDILSDEAAQLVGGLGMAPGANIGDNFALFEPIHGSAPNRAGKQTANPLSMILSAKMMLDWLGERYEDDTCIKAAAAIEDAVVQTLEARNTVPDLGGDKTTLGMAEAIAEAIVHTTG, encoded by the coding sequence ATGAGCAAATACACAATTTCCGTAATTCAAGGCGACGGTATAGGACCAGAACTAACCGAAGCAACTTTGGAAATTCTGGAAGCTGTTCAAGAACGATTTGGCATAGAATTTGACATCGTCTACGCGGATGCGGGAGACACCTGCAACGAGCAACGCGGCGTTCCCCTGCCTGAAGACAGTGTTCAAAAAATCAAAGACAGCCACGCTTGCCTCAAAGGACCCGTAGGTGAAACCGCAGCTGACGTAATTGTGAAGCTGCGTTTAATGTTTGATTTGTATGCGAACCTGCGTCCCATAAAGACTTACCCCGCCGCGGTTGCCGCAAGACCAGACATCGACATGTTCTTTGTAAGAGAGAATACTGAAGATGTCTACAAAGGCTTAGAATACGCCATCGGCGACACCACCCTCTGCCTGCGCGTCATAACTAAACAGGCTTGCGAACGCATCGCCAAGCGCGCTTTTGAAATGGCTAGGCTGCGGAACGGTAAAAAGAAAGTAACCGCCATCCACAAAGCCAACGTTATGCGCGTCACCGACGGCTTATTTGCCAGCGTATGCAGGGAAGTCTCCAAACAGTACCCTGACATTGCATTTAACGAGCTTTACGTGGATGCAGCTTCAATGCGGCTAATCAAGCAGCCCGAGGAATTTGACGTTCTCTGCACTTGCAACATGTTTGGTGACATCCTCAGTGATGAAGCAGCCCAACTTGTCGGCGGCTTAGGCATGGCTCCCGGCGCAAACATCGGTGACAATTTCGCGTTGTTTGAGCCTATTCATGGTTCTGCACCTAATCGGGCTGGTAAACAAACCGCTAACCCGTTGTCCATGATTTTGTCTGCGAAGATGATGCTGGACTGGCTGGGTGAACGGTACGAGGATGACACATGCATAAAAGCGGCGGCTGCCATAGAAGATGCTGTGGTTCAAACGCTGGAGGCAAGGAACACTGTTCCAGACTTAGGCGGAGACAAAACCACGTTGGGCATGGCAGAAGCCATAGCAGAAGCCATTGTTCACACCACCGGTTGA
- the ilvB gene encoding biosynthetic-type acetolactate synthase large subunit, producing MTKTSGANALINALDKQKVDTIFGILGGAILPVYDALCGHKTIRHILARHEQGAAHAAEGYARASGKPGVCMATSGPGATNLVTGIANAYMDSSPVIALTGQVPSVGVNTSYMIGRDAFQEADIIGITTPITKHNYQPRSVAEIPTVVNNAFYIATTGRPGPVLIDLPKNVQAEVAEVEYTPRIDARGYCPTLEPDLTTISQAADLLANAERPLILAGGGVILSNASDELTHMSDLLIAPVATTFMGKGAFPEGHPLSVGSIGMHGNPAANRLMGEADVLLAIGTRFSDRATANLSSFAPNAKKIHMDIDAAEIGKNIDVDVSVLGDAKVSLQTLYAATQKKLQKNEESTWAKRVNEVKEKLSPILKDNPQDLVPKMLLTELRKMLPENAIVTTEVGQNQMWSALYFKALKPRTFISSGGLGTMGFGFPAALGAKVACPDRPVVDIAGDGSFLMTENELACSVAEDIPVIVIVLNNSVLGMVAQWQRMLYKGRYMAVNLGKSPDFVKLAEAYGAQGMRVGSIAEFQTAVKKALKSKVTTVIDVPIGSEEDVVPFVPPGCGLPQQMGDY from the coding sequence ATGACCAAAACCTCAGGCGCAAACGCCCTAATCAATGCCCTAGACAAACAAAAAGTAGACACAATCTTTGGAATCCTAGGCGGCGCAATCCTGCCCGTTTACGACGCTCTCTGCGGACACAAAACCATCCGGCACATCCTAGCCCGACATGAACAAGGCGCAGCTCACGCAGCCGAAGGATACGCAAGAGCTTCTGGGAAACCAGGCGTATGCATGGCAACTTCAGGACCAGGCGCAACCAATCTGGTCACTGGTATAGCCAACGCGTACATGGACAGTAGCCCCGTCATAGCCTTAACTGGGCAGGTCCCCTCCGTTGGTGTCAACACCTCCTACATGATTGGCAGAGACGCCTTCCAAGAAGCCGACATCATCGGCATAACCACCCCGATAACTAAACATAACTATCAACCCCGAAGCGTAGCCGAAATTCCCACTGTAGTGAACAATGCATTCTACATTGCTACTACAGGGCGCCCGGGACCAGTACTGATTGACTTGCCCAAAAACGTGCAGGCTGAGGTTGCCGAAGTCGAGTACACTCCCCGAATTGACGCACGAGGCTACTGCCCAACCTTAGAACCTGACCTAACCACAATCAGCCAAGCAGCCGACCTACTAGCCAACGCTGAACGCCCCTTGATTTTGGCTGGGGGTGGAGTAATACTCTCCAATGCTTCCGATGAACTCACCCACATGTCTGACCTGCTAATTGCGCCAGTGGCAACAACCTTCATGGGCAAAGGCGCATTTCCCGAAGGACATCCGCTATCGGTGGGCAGCATCGGGATGCACGGAAACCCCGCCGCAAACAGGCTCATGGGTGAAGCCGACGTGCTATTGGCAATTGGAACCCGTTTCTCTGACCGCGCTACCGCTAACCTGAGCAGCTTTGCTCCGAACGCCAAAAAAATCCACATGGACATTGACGCAGCCGAAATTGGCAAAAACATAGACGTAGATGTGTCTGTACTTGGTGATGCCAAAGTTTCCCTACAGACGCTTTATGCAGCGACCCAAAAGAAGTTGCAAAAGAATGAAGAAAGCACCTGGGCTAAGCGAGTCAATGAAGTTAAAGAAAAACTCAGTCCGATACTCAAGGATAACCCTCAGGATTTGGTTCCCAAAATGCTGCTGACGGAACTGCGCAAGATGCTCCCCGAAAACGCCATAGTCACCACCGAAGTGGGTCAAAACCAGATGTGGTCCGCACTATACTTCAAAGCGCTTAAACCCCGAACCTTCATCAGCTCAGGTGGCTTAGGAACCATGGGTTTTGGTTTCCCCGCCGCGTTAGGAGCCAAAGTAGCCTGCCCCGACCGCCCCGTTGTTGACATCGCTGGTGACGGCAGCTTCCTGATGACTGAAAATGAGCTCGCCTGCTCCGTAGCTGAAGACATCCCCGTAATCGTAATCGTCCTCAACAACTCCGTGTTGGGTATGGTGGCGCAATGGCAACGAATGCTCTACAAAGGCAGATACATGGCGGTAAACTTGGGCAAATCACCTGACTTTGTCAAGTTAGCTGAAGCCTACGGAGCACAAGGCATGCGTGTTGGCTCAATTGCGGAATTCCAAACAGCCGTTAAAAAAGCTCTTAAGAGCAAAGTCACCACAGTAATCGATGTGCCCATCGGCTCTGAGGAAGACGTGGTGCCCTTTGTTCCGCCGGGATGCGGCTTACCACAGCAAATGGGGGATTACTAA